TTATTAGGACTTGCCATACGACAGATAGTTCGTGTAATAGTGGCTTCTTAATACCGTTCACTACCTACGATTCCTCATTCAAATAATAGGAATTCACATTTAGATAAGTGGATTCAATCTCACAGGAGTTTCATTTAATCCGGCActaactaaaatttcattccaatAAAGAGAGTTCTACTGTATCAGATTGTGCCATGATTATCTGTAGATTTTAGCCGAAGCTGAAAGTAAAGTTCACTCGAGTATCGATCTGCGAAAGTGTAATACTACCATTGTCTTATTACATGTTGAACTGGCCATCCCACTTATGGTTATTGAAAAACCGACttctaatgaaattgaaaatgaaattcgatgATAACGAAATTCATaaccaatttaaaaaatcttcttCGTGCTACGTTCTAATTAGCTGCCcttgaaatattatagtttCTTGCTGCATTAATTTAATGCCTGTaacatttattggaaaattgggtaatatttttttagacTTGCTAcgttacatttatataataccGACATATTGAACGTCATTACTTCATTATACGTTTAATACatgtattatttacaattacccGTAATATACACTTTAATTCTTAATACAATCAATTGCATCGTATGGATTTAATTGTTCAATATGTTTGTTtacaatgtttattaatagATTATGATTATTTTCTGGAACGAAAGATAACTTTGATTCGCATGTTGAAATCATGAAAATGTCAATTCGAAATGGTCATGCAAAGATCTTGCAAAATAAAGTCGAAAAAACAATTACGATGTTCGAAGAAGAGGAATTATTTGCACAATCAGTTCCgtacattttgaaattgatgAATCTCGATATAATATGTAGCATTTAAGTTGAATTAATATCTATGAATGAACATAGCGAACATCAAGATGTTTGGTGAACTATAAATATGAacaacatatttctattcgtaAAATGACATTTATCTAAGAGAATATatcgtaaaatgtaattaaatccTGCGATGATAGTAGCcataaagaaatttaacgatcaataaaaaatctgtgtagaattaaaagaatatttaatatttactaacAGAGAACTATTATATTAGAAATCGATCTGGAAGGATTTAAATCTCAGCACGACTGAACATAGGTACTCCACTCGTCTTCCTTTACGATCACATTTCTTTTCCTTGGACAATGGGTTTCGTGCAAATGAAACGACATTCGAGACATTAACGTCGCGGCTAAATGGTAGAAATCAAGGGAAACCGTGGTGGCGAGGAGAAAACCGGAACGGATGTGATCACGGGAACGTAACGTACCATGGTAAATAAGTAATGTCGCGGGGGAAAGTGCACCGATAGAGTATCAGTTCGAagggaaggaaggaaagaaagaactGGTCGGACAACGCGCCACAGAGCAGCCTGTAACGATAACAACAGCTTCGGTAAAGAATACAAATTGTTCTATTATTTCCACGAACAAAGAATCACGTTGTAAAAGATTGGAATCTGGAACGAGtcttatcaaaaataaaaccaACCGGCCGGTTTCAAAGGGATAGTGGTAGGTAAGGAACGGAATGAAAGAATGGCGCTATATCGACTCGCGGTAAGCATTCGAGATATTGATATCCTCGCAATTGTATACGTTtgggaaatagaaatttgttggTAAAACTCGACTGCAggctatttattatttagatcGTAATATgataaagttaattaaatgataactGTCTTTTTATCTCTCACAAATTTGTATATCGATCAATGTCGGATGATAAATTTACGCAGCGTTAATATCCGGCCGCTAATGAAGGAATGTGGCATTCGTGACAGAGTAGATATCGGTGGAATGtcgacaaattaaataaatcagaTGATTTATGATACAGATTTATTTGCTCATATGATcataagtatataataattgtaaccTAATACTCtgcgtataaatattatcggCCCGGGAATTGGCCGTTTAGGCTGGTTAGAATCAGCGTTGTTACACGGTGCCAGTTTGTGAACTCATTAGAAACAGACGTTTACCGAGAAAGTGTTGTTAGTATGGACAGAATAGCGTTGGTATAACGACATTCATGAACGACGTATATTCGTTGGAAtggtttttattatttaagtatctACACGCTGCTCCCGAGCCCGTATTCCCTGATCGCGCTCTGAATATGTAAATCCAACGGGAAAGTGACGTCAACGTCCTTGTGTTTGTAGCCATTCAGGAAGTAAGACGTCCCTTCTATGTTAGCTGGAAATTCCTTTGGTAAGAATTCCTTTTGTCGTGGTTCCAGATCAAATCCTGATATAGGATATTTCAATAAGCTGTCATAAACAAATCAAACAAATGTAAGTGACATGAGACTTACtgtaagaatataaatacgCAGTACACTGGTATATCATCGATTTGATATCGTTAATGTTATAAGTAGGAATTACTTACACATACGTCGTTGGACTAATGTGGATACGAAGAGGTTCACTTAGAGATTCAAACTTATTAGctaaggtaacattgtgtccGAAAAGACAGTACCTTGGCATCTTTTTTCCAACAACTCCTGCTAGTACCATTCCAGTGTGAATGCCAATACGcatctaaaatattattttcatcatgAATATTTcccttattaaaaattctatcaattagaaaaagatatttccagTTTATAGTcttcaaattacaaaatgttaggaagaaataatatatgtaacatttaTTTCGTGTTATTAccattatatgaaaatttcgaaatatcataaacatgataaataaattttaaaatcgtaagagtacaatatttaattataccgACGTAAGttacaaagtaataaattattaactgtaGTGAATTATGGTTTGTATCGCATTAAATCTGGCGTAACCTACTTTGGAAGTTAATGCAGTAGCGCAGTCACCTTACTTATCATCCTTTCTGTCATCGCAAGCAAGGAATACTTTAAATGGGAAAAGTTTTAATAGTCTCATAAATAGGAATAGCAAACAATTAAATACCATATccttgaaatatgtatatagcgTGGAATATTAGTCATTTCTACAcgcatatatattatttgattagaattttcaaattgttaGACACTTTTAATTGAtataagatttattaaaaaaatttcccAACTAAAATGTACCTATATTAAATGGGATGCAAACCCAATAGTAAAATACATTAAGGAGACGTAAATATTTCCTCACCCTTATTGGTTTACCCTTGTGAGTTAAATGATGAGAACATGCTTGTATCATTTTTAGAGCCATCCAAGCTATTTGTTGCGCATGAATGTGAGTGTTACGATGAAGGCCACATGCAACGCAATAGGCATCTCCAATTGTTTCCACctgaaattttgattttaacttaattaatatcttcatAATAAATCTTAGAAGATAATACACtcatttatgtaaaattcgcactttataaatatctaactGGCCACAAAATGAGTCAAACTGTTCATAAAGATTTTGAAGCATATTGATAACCATCATTGGTGTCGCGGTAGAACAAATTTCTGTAAAACCAACAATATCACTGAAAAGCATCGTCACCTCAGGATAAGTTTTTGCCTCGATTGTCTCtcctaaaagaaaaatatgcaattgaattcagataaaattataattcaagatcaaataaaaaacgaaagttaaaatattaggACTTTTTTATTGGTTTAACcataattgatatatttacCCAACCATAAACGCTTCGCTATATCTGGAGGAAATATAAGATGAAGCAAGCTGacattcttttctctttccgcAGACACAGCTAGGTTTGCTTCTTCTATAGAGCTTTTCAGTTTGTCCATCCGTCTTCTCAAACCATCCTGCgtcagaaaattaatttttaattaaaattattcctccgtatgattatataattttcaaaaaaaaaaaaaaaaaagaattcaaaTAATGGATTTATAAAGAGAACAGCTTTATCAGCACATGTTAGATTCCATCCACTGTACTGGATAGAGTCGCCATCTAGAACGTAACGCTCTGTATGCTGTTGCCCTCTATCCTGAGGAATCGAAATCTTTTCAAACAGACGCGTCCTTTAAAGATGTATTACGATCTGAACATCGTTCAACCCAATTGAAAATCCTAATGAATACTTCAAAAGATCTATTcattgatgaaattttcatcgacGGATAAAATTGCACGTTGAAATTCTCTCTTACATCATAACATAACGCATCGCTTAATGGAATGTATAATATTGTCGCTCATatgaattctataaatataaatgtaacgaTACCGGAGAGAGaataaaatgtgaattttattatacctgTGCCCTGGCCTGTTCCCCAACCAGGATAACGTCTCTCGTGGCGTCGTGTAATGGAATATCAGATATAAAAAGTCCTCGGCCAGTTAATCCTTCTAGACCGTTCAAGAATGGCGAACTCACAAATAGAATGGAATCCGATTCAGGACAATGGACCATCTGACCTTTCATCTCTAAACCCTGGAATGATTGAAGTCCTATTAGtagtaaaatttttgtaactcGATTCGATATGGATAATATATTCGATGCTTCAGCATTTTACATAAAGATCttaaaaatacgtataacgtaatacaatcTTCGACGGAATTAGATTTCTGTCGATCTTCATAAAGGCTAATTTAGTATCATCTCGTATTAttccttcaaattttcaacaacTGTGGCAAAACTTAATCAGAGATTAATCTCGATCTCTGTGACAGTAAAAGTTAAATCTTCGATTTCGTGCACCGATATGCAATTCGGCAAAGGTCTGATCGTTGTacgtgtaataattttatcgatttgcATGAGAATAACATTGTATATTCAGATACCTCCGCGGGATATTTATCGACGCCCTGCGGTCTTTGAAGGGTGAGCACGAAAGGTGTATTCGCGCGCTTCAGTATCTCATGAAAGATCAAAGTAACTCCACGTGGCCGTGTAAAAGCGAAGTACGTCGATATTTCTCTCCCCAATCGGTTAAGATGATGCCCGAAAATCCTCATAAATCCGACTCCAAGCTGCACCAGCTCTAATTGTCGATCAACCACAAAGTGCCATGGGAAGGCTTTGCAGAAACTTGCTACCCCCATACGTAGGTCCGTGGCTTCGGTCGACAGTGGACGGAACGGGGACGTGACCGTGTCGAGATTATCGTCGATCTCCGGATCGACCACCAAATGCTCGCTATAGCGCTCTGGAATGATATGATACCTGCGAAGCAGTTCAGTGAACGTTATTACGCTTGTAGGATACAGTGCCTCGGGTTAGTGTACAGAGTCGAATCATGTTATAGGTTAAATCAAATTCTGAACTTCAGACTTTCAAAAacttcaattttcaaaaagtACTCCAgatattcaaatttccaaacttCATAACtcttaatatcaaatttcatgATACACAAAAGCAACCCCAATTTCTTACCTATTTATTAGATTGTTAATTACTTTTTGAATTCATTCTATCATACATTGTACGAACCGATTTTCCTTACAAGGTGCTTTAATCAAAACGGAGCTAATTCGAACTAATTACGGAACTGGGCTCGAACTATTTAGACGGTGTTTCTTTCTCACAAGTAATTGGAAGTAGATTTACTATTTAACGAATTCGTTTCCCATAGCGAATGTGTAATGAAGTTCTTGAAATCGGCAGGCTGTCCGTATGTTCCCGGTTTAAATGTCTGCAAACATCGGCGATCAATATTTGACCACTTCATAGTGGCGCAATTTCTAGGACTCTTCCAGTATAGGTGTAAATCGAGCGATACGATGTCTACACGCACAGAGGCTACCGATCGAACGAGCAAATACTAAATATTGTTCTTTTGAATGTAACATAGAACTATCGTACATCGGTGCGTATTATTCGTTTCGAGTGTTCCGACGATCAATAATTCGCAAGTTGGCCGTTGGACGTACCAGATTTCAAATACATATTCTCAGCTTAAATCTATAACGGTACATGGAAGCAGGATAAAAAGCAGTCGAGGAGCCGCTTTTTGGATTAAATTCTGCCAACCCTCTTTCTGCGCGTGTGTGACTATGTTTTCGCCTCCGCGTACcaactttattaaaatttttatattcaaatataccgTTGTTACAGTTATTTCATTCGTTGGAGATTGTAACTAAGCGCAAAAtgaactataaaaatattcgttctGTAAACAAGCATGTACGAGATTTTTCATTATAGGgggaataaaaacaaaaaacaaaataaaaagaatgtaaATACATTATCGAAAACTACTTACCTAAAAAATTTGGTGTTGTATGGATCGGGTAGAATATGTACATTGGCATCATCGTTATAAAATTGTCTGGCGATGCCCTTTAGGCTACCGACTAGTAGATACGCGACAGACGGGTGGTCAGTCGTAAAATGAAGCTCGATCGCTTCCGGCGTGGCAATGCATACGAACTCTGCCTCTGCCTCGGATCCGGACTGGTGTTGCACGACATCGTTCACGCCATCGAGGGTGGTCAGGAAAGCTGTCAGATCGTTCCCGAGGCAACGGAACGCTCTTTCAAGTAGACCCACGCAAGCAGTATAAATCAGCTCTTGGCCAAGCCGATCGAAAAATATGCTCACGTCCACGTCTGAAAAAGGTTTGCTGAATTAGCTTCGACCTTCGTCGCGTAGTCATCTAAACGCAGTCCTAGTAGAATGGACCTTTCGCAACTGGAAGCGAAGAGTAACGCGAATCCCTTGTTCAGATAACTCGAACGCTGACCTAGGTGCTTTACGTTCGAACAAGTTTGGTATATGTGGGTCAGGAGTGACCTACGGTATATACTTACCGTTAGATGTTCCTTCGATAGATGCTGAATCGAAGTAGGAGTAATTGGCATTTTTCGGAAGGTGAATCGATCGTTTTAATTGGTTCTCTAACTTTGAAAATCGTGGATTTTATAGGATTcggataatataaaagtttcaacATGCAGAAAATGGGAAAGGAAAgctaaaaaaaagtatttgaagcTACATTGGAAAGTGCATGATTGGAAAAAGCTCGGGGGTTTACTGTatcagaaatttaaatatacctaCTGTCAAATGCGACAGAAAATTACACGAAATGTTTTACGAATAATTATTCGGTTTTTTGATTGCTTCTTTACACgtttgtttgaatatttttttcaggATGTCTGCGTGTAAAATGGCAGGTTGTTAATTACTGatagtattacttgataaATAAACACACATTCTTTTTTCAACGAAAAGTATTAATAAACTGCtgttaattatgtaaattcacTTGTTTTACTTGCGTGTAGTGCTGTTAATTATGGACGAAACGATACCTCCTACGATatgacttttattttttacgttatttattcGAATGTGGTTTTCTAGCGCacgttagaatgttagatttaACTCCAAGAGATTCGGTAGAAAGTCTGGGACAACACGTTCGTTAAAAATCTTGTTGAGTTACCAACCGTATTTGTAGAAACTTCCtccatataaatattttctagtaACAAAAACTGCATGCAGAAAACAATCAACTCTTGGTTTATCGATATCCTCGTTTATCACCAATCAAATACTTCAGCAATTACTTCTTTCGTGGAAACAAAAGTCCACTCTCTATCGTTGGAACATTATTCAACTGAATTTACGATACTTAACAAGTTTCCCGAACATCGCTGTAATTCTTTTTCGAAAAGCCCATTTGTCTCTTCAAATTCTCTTCGATTTTCTCACATTTTCTCTCGCATCAGTTAACCTGATTTCATTAATTACTTAGCTATTTCTCGAGCGTTTCAATGGAATGCGTAATGTCTCGTTCGCGCGAGGACAGTGAGCAGAcgttgaaatagaaatttcaacaAGCAGATCACGTTTTTTCTTCGCGACTTTTAAAGCTGCGTATTTAGTATTGATCGTTTGAACATCCTGAAAGTCAGGATTTTTCAAAGTTTACAACATTGTCGTTTTACGTTTACGACGTTTCACGTTTATAATCGGTTAACCGTACCCGAGCACATCGTTGTTTTTCAATCCCAAAGTCGTAGGAAATGTGCTTTATACGACATACCTATACGTTTTAAATACCAGTAGTTAGCAGAAGGTTTAATATCTTTCATGTCCGGCAAGTTCGATGTTTCCCGACGGATgaagcaattaaaaaaaacaacaaGAAAATCAGAACAGAGAGGTTGGCTCTCTCGTTCCAGGGAGAGATTCGTCGCAGCAGACTGAATGCGACAGTAATTTCGCTGACGAGACGACCAGCGACGAATTACTCGAATCTCCCTATCCCCGTGATAAAGACCAAGCAAAATGGAgggaacaaataaaaattccgaTCGTTACACGCTGAGTGCTTCTAATCTGATGATAATCGGACGATTTCGATTTGTCGAATGCCCCCTCCGTTATTGTAATTCTGGTCTCTAGAATTTTCTGGCTTGACTGAATTTTTCAGAAGTTTTCAAGGgattaagaagaagaagattttGAAGAAGATAGATTGATGTAAATTGGACAAAATCTGCGATTCATGCtactatacattttttttttttttttttttttttttttttttattttattttggttattttacaatttgtgcttgcggacatttggtaaagtgttatatcttgttggtgaagaaaaaaaaatataaataaaaaataatatagcatgtgggcggctacccccagcggggtggctactatacatgtacgtgTTTTTCTCTGAGTAAATAATTACCAATCTCAAATTTCTGGATCACTCCAGGAATGATGGTTCTTGCGTTAATTATAGGGGTGCTTAAGGACTGCTTTTTGCATTTCAAGAGTACTGAACTTTCCCAATATCCAGATTCAGCACAGATCCGTTTTTGCGtttgtgttttattataaCGGCGAagagaatcgatcgatcgaatagCTGAATTGCGAGATTCGAATGTTTTTTACCTGTAACAGTTACGAAGAAGAAACTCACTCAGGTGAATCATTATTAAAGCTTGTTTCAAACACGATGATATTGAAGTAACACGAAACAAATGCAA
This Bombus pascuorum chromosome 1, iyBomPasc1.1, whole genome shotgun sequence DNA region includes the following protein-coding sequences:
- the LOC132915004 gene encoding head-specific guanylate cyclase, which codes for MACPFSRDLLKAGRDKQTVRRDNDRSSIARLGQNGGGKSRQSSFEVTSLLMREEAEDAEDTQTLNLKHLRAAVLVLTNPSNEAVAVALRVLLSKEEESYPTTRYLEKVFRNVDAEENYNLLEDIYETLSYHCDVDVSIFFDRLGQELIYTACVGLLERAFRCLGNDLTAFLTTLDGVNDVVQHQSGSEAEAEFVCIATPEAIELHFTTDHPSVAYLLVGSLKGIARQFYNDDANVHILPDPYNTKFFRYHIIPERYSEHLVVDPEIDDNLDTVTSPFRPLSTEATDLRMGVASFCKAFPWHFVVDRQLELVQLGVGFMRIFGHHLNRLGREISTYFAFTRPRGVTLIFHEILKRANTPFVLTLQRPQGVDKYPAEGLEMKGQMVHCPESDSILFVSSPFLNGLEGLTGRGLFISDIPLHDATRDVILVGEQARAQDGLRRRMDKLKSSIEEANLAVSAEREKNVSLLHLIFPPDIAKRLWLGETIEAKTYPEVTMLFSDIVGFTEICSTATPMMVINMLQNLYEQFDSFCGQLDIYKVETIGDAYCVACGLHRNTHIHAQQIAWMALKMIQACSHHLTHKGKPIRMRIGIHTGMVLAGVVGKKMPRYCLFGHNVTLANKFESLSEPLRIHISPTTYVLLKYPISGFDLEPRQKEFLPKEFPANIEGTSYFLNGYKHKDVDVTFPLDLHIQSAIREYGLGSSV